Within Desulfolithobacter dissulfuricans, the genomic segment GAGGTGGGCAAACCCAAGTGGGAGGTGACGCCGCCGGCCATCGACGAGACCCTCAGGGCCCGGGTGGAAGAACTGGCCGCCGAGGGCATGGAGAAAGTGGTTAACACTGCCGCCAAGATGGAACGCAGTGCGGCCTATGACGAGCTCAAGGCCCAGATCCTCGAACAGCTCGACGAGGAAGAGTACGAGAGCGAGTCCCAGGTCTTTTCCCTGCTTGGCGACTACAGGAAACGGGTCATGCGCGAACAGCTGGTCCAGCAGGGTAAACGGCTGGATGGCCGGTCATTCGACGAAGTGCGGCCGGTGAGCTGCGAGGTGGGCTGTCTGCCGCGCACCCATGGATCGGCCCTGTTCACCCGGGGGGAAACTCAGGCCATGGTGGTCTGTACCCTGGGATCGGAGCGTGATGAACAGCATCTGGAAGGGCTTAGCGGCGATGAATACCGCCATTTCATGCTCCATTATAATTTCCCGCCGTTCTGTGTCGGCGAGGTCCGTTTCCTACGTGGTCCCAGCCGGCGCGATATCGGTCACGGTACCCTGGCCCGGCGTGGCCTCGAGGCGGTACTGCCCGATGAAGAGACTTTCCCCTATGTCATCCGGATCGTCTCAGAGGTCCTGGAGTCCAACGGCTCCTCTTCCATGGCCACGGTCTGTGGTGGATCCCTGGCCCTGATGGATGCCGGTGTGCCCATCAAGGCCCCGGTCTCCGGCGTGGCCATGGGACTGATCAAGGAAGGGGACAAGCTGGTGGTGCTCACCGATATCCTCGGCGATGAGGATCATCTGGGCGACATGGACTTCAAAGTGGTGGGAACCGCCAAGGGTATCACCTCCCTGCAGATGGACATCAAGATCGATGGCGTTGACCGTGACGTGATGACCCGGGCCCTGGCCCAGGCCCGCGACGGCCGCCTGCATATCCTCGAGAAGATGACCGAGGCCCTTCCTGAGCCCCGGGGAACACTCTCCGAGCATGCGCCCAAGTACATCACCATGCAGATCAATCCGGATAAGATCCGGGATATCATCGGTCCGGGCGGCAAGGTGATCCGGGAGATGACCGCCGAGTTCGACGCCAAGATCGAGGTCGAAGACAACGGTACGGTCAAGATCTTCACCACCGATGGTGAAGCGGCCAAGGGCCTGGTTGCCCGTATCGAGGAATTGACCGCCATGCCTGAAGTGGGCCGGATCTACGAGGGCGTGGTGAAGACGGTCAAGGATTTCGGTGCTTTTGTCGAAATTCTTCCCGGTACCGATGGCATGGTCCATATTTCCGAACTGGAAAACCGGCGGGTCAACAAGGTCACCGACGTGCTCAACGAAGGAGATACCGTCCGGGTCAAGGTCCTGGAAATCGATAACCGTGGCCGTATCCGGCTGAGCCGCAAGGCCGCGTTGGAAGAAAAAAAATAAAAATAGAACAGATCCTGGTCTCTGACGGGACCGTGATATGCAGGGGAGTGGAATTTGTATCCACTCCCTTTTTTTTTGTGGCTTTTGTGCTCCTGTCCCCTGGAGTCAGATCCCGACTTCAGGTACGTTCAAACCGGTTCCGTTCCATGGTGCGAACCTGTCCCGGTCTCTCCCAGGGGCAGCCGGATGATAAAGGTGGTTCCCTCGCCGGGGATGCTGGAGCAGACCAGCTGGCCTCCATGCTTCTCTGTTACCACGCTGTGAGATATGGCCAGCCCCTGGCCCGAGCCCTTGCCCACATCCTTGGTAGTGAAAAAGGGATCAAATATCTTGTCCTGGATCTCCGTGGGGATGCCGGAACCGTTGTCACGGATCACTATTTCCGCCCAGCCGTCCCGAACCCGGGTGGAGATGTGGATCACGCCCCGATCCATATCTGTTTTCCGGATCTTGTCGTCAACGGCATGGGCGGCGTTGACCAGCATGTTGAGGATGACCTGGCCCATCTCATCGGTCAGGCAGGGAACCGGAGGTAGATTCTCGTCCAGGGCGGTCTCCAGGTCAGCCACGTACTTGTACTCATTTCTGGCCACCGTGGTGGTGGTGATTATGAGTTTGTTAAGGTCGGTGGGCTCTTTTTCCCTGCTGCCGGGATGGGAGAATTCCTTCATGGCCTGGACAATAGCGGTTACCCGGCGGACACCCTCCCGTGACTGGTCGATGGCCTGGGGGATCTCTTCCTGGAGAAATTCCCAGTCGGTCTCTTCCAGGGTCTTTTGCAGGGCTTCGAGCTCCTCTTCGGAAAGGTCCTGGTCTGCAGCCTTCCTGATACAGCGGGTGACCTGTTCCATGAGCCGGGTGATATCAGCAAAACTCTCGCCGAGAAAATCGAGGTTGGTACTGACATACTGGGTCGGGGTATTGATCTCATGGGCAATGCCGGCGGCCAGCTGCCCCACGGCCTCCAGTTTCTGGGCATGGAGCAGCTGGGTCTGGAGGTGGTCGCGTTCTTTTTCGGTCCGGATCCGTTCGGTGATATCCCGCACCACGGCGATAAACCGGCCTTCCTCGCCCTCGGGTACCACATACTGGCAGAGGACTTCCACTGGAATCTCGACCCCGTCGCGGTGCCTGAGACGGGTCATCATGGTCAGCGATTCCTGCTCCCCCTGGACCAGGGGTGCCAGTATCTTCCGCACGGTCTCCTCGTCCAGGTCCGGGCTGATATCCAGCGGTGTCATCACGCTGAGCTCATCGGCCGTGAAACCGGTATGTATTTCCGCCCCGCGGTTGGCATAGATGAAATGGAGACTGTCTGGATCAAACATGAAGACCGCGTCCTTTGTCTGGTCCAGGGAGAGCTTGAAGTTGGTGAGCCTGTTTTCGGCCCGTTTCCGTTCCATCAGTTCCTCGTCCAGCTGGTGCATGGTCTGGCGCAGCTGGCTGTTGAGGTGGCGGAAGTAGAGGGTTGTCGAGCCGGCAGCTATGATCAGGACAAGGAGCAGGAGGAGGAAATACCAGTATTTTTCCAGGATGTCCCGGGCCGTGATCCGGCCCAGATCGGCATAAG encodes:
- the pnp gene encoding polyribonucleotide nucleotidyltransferase; amino-acid sequence: MYKKVETEIGGRTIAVETGKIAKQANGSVVVSCGDTIVLVTAVGEKQSKDMGFLPLTIEYQERLYAAGRIPGSYFRREIGRPSEKEVLTCRLIDRPLRPLFPEGYMNETQVIITVFSADQEIDPDILAMNGASAALIISDIPYATPIAAARVGYVNGEYILNPTRSELEESAMDLVVAGTRSAVVMVEGSAGELSEEVVMEAIFFAHQGIQPLIDMQEKLREEVGKPKWEVTPPAIDETLRARVEELAAEGMEKVVNTAAKMERSAAYDELKAQILEQLDEEEYESESQVFSLLGDYRKRVMREQLVQQGKRLDGRSFDEVRPVSCEVGCLPRTHGSALFTRGETQAMVVCTLGSERDEQHLEGLSGDEYRHFMLHYNFPPFCVGEVRFLRGPSRRDIGHGTLARRGLEAVLPDEETFPYVIRIVSEVLESNGSSSMATVCGGSLALMDAGVPIKAPVSGVAMGLIKEGDKLVVLTDILGDEDHLGDMDFKVVGTAKGITSLQMDIKIDGVDRDVMTRALAQARDGRLHILEKMTEALPEPRGTLSEHAPKYITMQINPDKIRDIIGPGGKVIREMTAEFDAKIEVEDNGTVKIFTTDGEAAKGLVARIEELTAMPEVGRIYEGVVKTVKDFGAFVEILPGTDGMVHISELENRRVNKVTDVLNEGDTVRVKVLEIDNRGRIRLSRKAALEEKK
- a CDS encoding sensor histidine kinase produces the protein MRNTFSLLQASLGRIFPAWTSGVICYLLIGSFLLVPGVGQARVESDQGLVRIGVLAKRGKEKCLEKWSPTARYLHKNMPDFRFTIVPLDFNELAPAVSNGSVDFILTNPSFYVSLEEEFNISRIATLKNRRLNRVLTRFGGVIFSRADRGDITSYADLRGKRFMAVARQSFGGWQMAWRHLLRHGIDPRRDIAELRFGGTHDAVVYAVLNQEVDVGTVRTDTLERMALEGKINLTDIRVLHDQTCKEQSFPFLLSTALYPEWPIAKLQHVPAEFAQKIAIILLQMSPDDPAARAAHMAGWTIPLNYQPVHECLKELGIGPYADLGRITARDILEKYWYFLLLLLVLIIAAGSTTLYFRHLNSQLRQTMHQLDEELMERKRAENRLTNFKLSLDQTKDAVFMFDPDSLHFIYANRGAEIHTGFTADELSVMTPLDISPDLDEETVRKILAPLVQGEQESLTMMTRLRHRDGVEIPVEVLCQYVVPEGEEGRFIAVVRDITERIRTEKERDHLQTQLLHAQKLEAVGQLAAGIAHEINTPTQYVSTNLDFLGESFADITRLMEQVTRCIRKAADQDLSEEELEALQKTLEETDWEFLQEEIPQAIDQSREGVRRVTAIVQAMKEFSHPGSREKEPTDLNKLIITTTTVARNEYKYVADLETALDENLPPVPCLTDEMGQVILNMLVNAAHAVDDKIRKTDMDRGVIHISTRVRDGWAEIVIRDNGSGIPTEIQDKIFDPFFTTKDVGKGSGQGLAISHSVVTEKHGGQLVCSSIPGEGTTFIIRLPLGETGTGSHHGTEPV